In Ostrinia nubilalis chromosome 10, ilOstNubi1.1, whole genome shotgun sequence, a single genomic region encodes these proteins:
- the LOC135075769 gene encoding NFX1-type zinc finger-containing protein 1-like: MQYTNDPNQKRYDNIRVYRNVKFIGPYISATKAGMMIQLDESTVKKQKRINWAYSKRFIFGSLLLFTKDNCATFIVATILDRDVKCLSEGKIPISIVENRNLLTTDNINKTDDPYVMIESEVYFEPYLHVLKALQDPNFAQHVAMSKYVVKVDPIPYPPKYLQLKDSIYEVETQLSLSTKFRVLQDNTWPTQEDLGLNESQYEAYKLALTHEFAVIQGPPGTGKTYLGVKVAQTLLENLQTDRRFCLMLVICYTNHALDQFLEHILKVTDSIVRIGGQSKNEAMEKISLNNLRRTKKPCQATNLFQNEKRNLKLIMSKLLGAQKQIDSLSNGILTFDSMSQYVPEVEQLRIYYEGHRNRTDNDVLMNWLFENATCDDDNAVILEKIFQENEVFVHTPANFEEEMNERTETIFDDLLKEIDINGVDVKTSFMLNDAELKIQQWKQMYKVTENIQLRQRLEIDMCNIYRLKTVFMEMRERYRVRGVPRTVRPGENLRVLSNLDRWSVYFTWANTAINQIGELIAPLHAEMEAASVAYEEARMNLDLVMLRGVKVVGMTTSGAARLRKLLTALAPPIVIVEEAAEVLEQHIVTSLTKDCEHLILIGDHQQLRPSAAYMKLAKHYDIEVSLFERMIWNNMHSRRLSVQHRMRPEIAALISPHIYPDLANHPSVEAFPHVRGITANMFFYSHNFKEEAVDDSSSRSNQKEADLTLGVANYLMQQGYEPEDVTILSAYSGQMFYMRKQRGKYAFLNKVKITVVDNYQGEESKIILLSLVRNNDENRIGFLGTENRICVALSRAKEGFYIFGNIDILKANSPLWTKIATTLEKNGLLGTSLKLKCENHPDQITTISTEKDFEKVPEGGCRLMCNKNLPECGHRCPRICHAYDRGHTDVHCSLDCERIICELGHVCPLKCAVKCRPCKQPVVKTLPCGHKQTVHCHLEPNDPAVKCNTTVTVQLPNCGHEAKKPCHMDIKKVQCLVPCEARVQKCGHQCRRTCHVTDDPEHEKYICVKPCARSKKGCTANLVGDLGDHQCLKLCHEPCDNCNVEVNKKRSKCKHSDRVACCKDVDEDACKKNCARVLPCLHFCKKKCYEKCGDCDQKVKKVIPECGHTVEVECRVEVTREMCREACQRQLSCGHACRGRCDQPCDAKKCTEIIPKQFNCLCGHKVALPCNVWQTSVKDGKVDSKLVLEHCNAPCTSELACGHACAGSCARCRQGRLHAPCTQRCHVDIICGHQCEEPCNQVCPPCKKRCEVRCPHTRCAGVCGAPCVPCKEKCKRQCRHGACENLCGDPCSRPPCDEPCGKLLKCRHPCRGLCGEPCPDICKICRPDEFPTDFLGDDFDDDAKFIQLQDCSHIMAVEDADNLMQGDKETITIRACPFCRKPIINTYRYKDLVNEMYRTEINPIKERVYGTQENVKNKQRELIGALSAFKITHVKHCSDNEHFQKALNRLEIVIKKQSKKISLVQLEMHFLYLNLMGVIGEKINKYTEINKNHPQIFKQEFDEHIKILCEMLIANIQKISQQQQQDIHNEIKRANSILQLCKIYNHDGYKTVKHDPKVVNAATTANTIVFTWKVYEESAVIAALLKLQEAVKLSDIVKKEREMIVRAVGLRQGHWFKCPNGHFYCIGECGGAMQVGKCIECGAQIGGQSHRLLSDNRLAREMDGASYAAWSDTANNMANFDLNVL, translated from the exons A TGCAATACACAAACGATCCAAATCAAAAGCGATATGATAATATACG GGTATACCGCAACGTAAAATTCATTGGACCGTATATCTCGGCTACTAAAGCTGGAATGATGATACAACTAGATGAAAGCACGGTTAAGAAACAGAAGAGAATAAATTGGGCCTATAGTAAGCGATTCATATTCGGATCACTTTTGTTATTCACAAAGGATAACTGCGCTACTTTCATTGTCGCCACAATTTTAGATCGGGATGTAAAGTGTCTCTCTGAAGGAAAg ATTCCAATTTCAATTGTCGAAAATAGAAATTTACTCACGACCGACAACATAAACAAAACCGATGATCCGTATGTTATGATTGAGAGTGAGGTTTATTTTGAACCATATTTACATGTTTTAAAAGCATTACAAGACCCTAACTTTGCGCAACACGTAGCTATGAGCAAGTATGTCGTGAAAGTAGAT CCAATACCTTACCCGccaaaatatttacaacttaAAGATTCTATATACGAAGTAGAAACTCAGCTGTCACTAAGCACAAAATTTAGAGTTTTACAAGATAACACTTGGCCTACTCAAGAAGATTTAGGTTTGAATGAAAGCCAGTACGAAGCTTATAAGCTTGCCCTTACGCATGAGTTTGCGGTGATTCAGGGTCCTCCAGGTACTGGAAAAACCTACTTGGGTGTTAAAGTAGCACAGACTTTGCTTGAAAATCTTCAGACTGACCGCAGGTTCTGCCTGATGCTGGTTATATGCTATACAAACCATGCATTAGATCAATTCCTGGAACATATTCTGAAAGTAACAGATTCGATTGTTCGTATTGGAGGTCAATCAAAAAATGAAGCGATGGAAAAAATATCACTTAACAATCTTCGGCGAACAAAAAAACCATGCCAAGCTACTAACTTGTTCCAAAACGAAAAGCGTAACTTGAAGTTAATTATGTCGAAACTACTAGGAGCTCAGAAACAAATCGATTCCCTGAGCAACGGTATATTAACGTTCGATAGTATGTCACAATACGTTCCAGAAGTAGAgcaattaagaatttattacGAGGGTCACAGAAATAGAACTGATAACGACGTGCTGATGAATTGGTTATTTGAAAATGCAACTTGTGATGATGATAATGcagttattttggaaaaaatcttCCAAGAAAACGAAGTATTTGTACATACACCAGCCAATTTCGAAGAggaaatgaatgaaagaactGAAACAATCTTTGACGATCTTTTAAAAGAAATCGATATAAATGGTGTCGATGTGAAAACTTCATTCATGTTGAATGATGCTGAACTAAAAATACAACAATGGAAACAAATGTACAAGGTAACTGAAAATATACAACTGAGGCAACGGCTGGAAATCGATATGTGTAATATTTACAGATTGAAAACTGTGTTTATG GAAATGCGAGAAAGATACCGGGTTCGAGGGGTACCGCGTACAGTAAGACCAGGAGAAAATTTAAGAGTATTATCAAATTTAGATCGATGGTCCGTCTACTTCACTTGGGCCAACACAGCTATAAATCAAATTGGAGAACTAATCGCGCCATTGCAT GCGGAAATGGAGGCTGCCTCAGTAGCATACGAAGAGGCAAGGATGAATTTAGACCTTGTTATGCTTCGTGGCGTCAAAGTAGTCGGCATGACAACAAGTGGTGCTGCTCGGTTAAGAAAATTACTAACAGCTCTTGCACCCCCTATAG TTATCGTGGAAGAAGCTGCAGAAGTTTTAGAACAGCATATCGTCACCTCCTTGACGAAGGATTGCGAGCACCTTATACTCATAG GTGATCACCAACAGCTGCGTCCCTCGGCAGCGTATATGAAGTTAGCGAAGCACTACGACATCGAAGTGTCATTGTTTGAACGAATGATCTGGAACAACATGCACAGCCGGCGACTGAGCGTCCAGCACCGCATGCGGCCCGAGATCGCGGCTCTCATTTCGCCGCACATTTACCCCGACTTGGCTAACCACCCATCGGTCGAGGCTTTCCCACACGTGCGAGGGATCACTGCCAATATGTTCTTCTACTCGCATAACTTTAAAGAAGAA GCAGTAGATGACAGCTCCAGCCGATCGAATCAAAAAGAAGCTGACTTGACCCTGGGCGTAGCTAACTACCTGATGCAGCAAGGCTACGAGCCCGAAGATGTCACCATTCTGAGTGCCTACTCTGGACAGATGTTTTATATGAGAAAA cAACGCGGAAAATATGCTTTCCTGAACAAAGTGAAGATAacagttgttgacaattatcaAGGGGAAGAATCCAAAATCATTCTTTTATCGTTAGTGCGAAATAATGACGAGAATAGAATTGGATTTCTTGGCACAGAGAACAGAATTTGTGTTGCACTATCAAGAGCTAAAGAAG GATTCTACATTTTCGGAAACATTGACATCCTAAAAGCGAATTCTCCTTTATGGACAAAGATTGCAACAACACTGGAAAAAAATGGTCTACTAGGCACCAGCCTCAAACTGAAATGTGAAAACCACCCAGACCAAATTACGACT aTCTCAACGGAGAAAGACTTCGAAAAGGTACCCGAAGGTGGATGCCGGCTAATGTGCAACAAGAACCTGCCAGAATGTGGCCACAGATGTCCTCGCATCTGCCATGCTTATGACCGAGGACATACCGATGTACATTGTTCATTGGATTGTGAAAG AATAATCTGCGAACTAGGTCACGTGTGTCCACTGAAATGCGCAGTCAAGTGTCGGCCTTGCAAACAGCCAGTGGTGAAGACACTGCCCTGTGGACACAAGCAAACCGTGCATTGCCACCTTGAACCCAATGATCCTGCCGTTAAGTGCAATACCACAGTCACTGTGCAGCTGCCCAACTGTGGCCATGag GCGAAGAAGCCGTGTCATATGGATATAAAGAAGGTGCAGTGTTTGGTGCCCTGCGAGGCTCGCGTGCAGAAGTGCGGCCATCAGTGTCGTCGCACCTGCCACGTCACCGATGACCCCGAACACGAGAAG TATATCTGCGTGAAACCTTGCGCTCGATCGAAAAAAGGCTGTACGGCAAACCTTGTGGGCGACTTAGGTGATCATCAGTGCCTCAAGTTGTGCCACGAACCATGTGATAATTGCAATGTTGAG GTCAATAAGAAAAGATCGAAGTGCAAACATTCCGATCGCGTCGCATGTTGCAAAGACGTGGATGAGGACGCTTGCaagaagaattgcgcgcgcgtTCTGCCTTGCTTACATTTCTGTAAGAAGAAGTGCTACGAGAAATGTGGCGATTGTGACCAGAAG GTTAAGAAAGTAATACCAGAATGTGGACATACCGTTGAGGTCGAGTGCAGGGTTGAAGTAACCCGGGAGATGTGCAGGGAGGCTTGCCAGAGACAGCTGTCCTGCGGCCACGCGTGCCGCGGCCGCTGCGACCAGCCCTGTGACGCCAAAAAGTGCACCGAAATCATTCCGAAGCAGTTCAACTGTCTTTGCGGACACAAGGTCGCGTTGCCTTGCAACGTTTGGCAAACTTCTG TCAAAGATGGGAAAGTTGACTCAAAATTGGTACTGGAGCACTGCAACGCGCCTTGCACGTCCGAGCTGGCGTGCGGCCACGCGTGCGCCGGCAGCTGCGCGCGCTGCCGCCAGGGCCGCCTGCACGCGCCCTGCACGCAGCGCTGCCACGTCGACATCATCTGCGGACATCA ATGTGAAGAGCCGTGCAATCAAGTGTGCCCGCCGTGCAAGAAACGTTGCGAAGTGAGATGCCCACATACTCGGTGCGCCGGCGTCTGCGGGGCTCCATGTGTTCCGTGTAAG GAAAAATGCAAAAGGCAATGTAGACATGGTGCTTGTGAAAATTTATGTGGCGATCCATGTAGCCGGCCGCCCTGCGACGAACCTTGTGGCAAACTCCTCAAGTGCAGACATCCTTGCCGCGGGCTCTGCGGCGAACCCTGTCCCGACATTTGCAAAATCTGTCGCCCCGACGAGTTCCCCACGGACTTCCTTGGCGATGACTTCGATGACGATGCCAA ATTTATACAACTACAAGACTGCTCACATATCATGGCAGTAGAGGATGCTGACAATCTCATGCAAGGCGACAAGGAGACCATTACAATCCGTGCGTGTCCATTCTGTCGCAAACCTATTATTAACACATACCGGTATAAAGACCTTGTAAACGAAATGTACAGGACTGAGATCAATCCTATTAAAGAAAGGGTATACGGAACACAGGAGAATGTGAAAAACAAACAAAGAGAGCTGATTGGAGCTTTAAGTGCATTCAAAATAACGCACGTGAAACATTGCAGTG ATAATGAACATTTTCAAAAAGCGCTCAACAGattagaaatcgttattaaaaagcaaagtaaaaaaatatcactGGTGCAGCTTGAAATGCATTTTCTGTATTTGAACTTGATGGGTGTGATCGGAgagaagataaataaatatacagaaataaataaaaaccatcCTCAGATTTTTAAACAGGAATTTGACGAACACATAAAAATTTTATGCGAAATGCTTATTGCCAACATACAGAAGATAAGTCAACAACAgcaacaagacatacacaatGAGATCAAACGTGCTAATTCGATTTTACAGCTCTGTAAAATATATAATCATGATGGCTACAAGACCGTTAAACATGATCCAAAGGTAGTTAATGCGGCCACAACAGCAAACACCATTGTCTTCACCTG
- the LOC135075770 gene encoding NFX1-type zinc finger-containing protein 1-like: MDDGQLDPDTGPRLQGQPYRPPQMRDRGRGRGRGFGRGHHNHGPPYNNDRMRDAQQRQQPSLLQRIAQADLGNINRNRGHASNARPNQDYLNQQNNRNYDNMNNWQRNRRPNNNTRVMGFKTLEEIAMADPVDIIAKINERKESFDNLITKTVDADVFVLTVQVLAKISMSSFDELKLRILLDVCHSQFVMYLRDYLINMPYSDEHIRRRNRFYWNNQDDFWNNLITFCECIVKKVPSIALQKLRSLIEGTSKSCLENLKERHGFILSERNNKRLLDLRESLTTVEKNKEEEKKGTKEIAQDGHADEPPEDFRQLSVIPTREDLLDKPAFVRANVVRGGYRDVDHYLDVQFRLLREDCFGPLRDGLSTCILPVRAKFAGPWNARPLSQPRLNTINVS; this comes from the exons ATGGACGACGGACAACTAGATCCTGAtacag GTCCTCGTCTTCAAGGGCAGCCGTACCGACCTCCCCAGATGCGTGATCGTGGCCGTGGCCGTGGTCGTGGTTTTGGCCGGGGGCATCATAATCATGGCCCTCCATACAACAACGATCGTATGCGTGATGCGCAACAACGCCAACAACCATCACTGCTTCAGAGAATTGCGCAGGCCGACTTAG GTAATATCAATCGTAATAGAGGACATGCATCCAACGCGAGACCCAATCAAGACTACCTGAATCAACAAAACAACCGAAACTACGACAACATGAACAATTGGCAAAGGAATAGGAGGCCAAATAACAATACTAGGGTCATGGGGTTTAAAACTTTAGAAGAAATTGCTATGGCTGACCCTGTGGACATCATtgccaaaataaatgaaagaaaAGAGTCATTTGACAATCTTATAACAAAGACAGTAGACGCTGATGTGTTCGTGCTAACTGTCCAAGTCCTGGCAAAGATTAGTATGTCCTCATTTGATGAATTAAAGTTGAGAATACTGTTAGACGTTTGTCACTCTCAGTTTGTGATGTACCTTAGAGATTATCTAATTAATATGCCGTACAGTGACGAGCATATCAGAAGGAGAAATCGCTTTTACTGGAACAATCAAGATGATTTCTGGAACAACCTGATAACATTTTGCGAATGCATTGTAAAAAAGGTGCCGTCAATCGCTTTGCAAAAATTAAGATCTCTAATTGAAGGGACATCAAAAAGCTGTCTGgaaaatttaaaagaaagacACGGCTTCATTCTATCAGAgagaaataataaaagactTCTTGATTTAAGAGAGAGTCTAACAACTGTAGAGAAGAACAAAGAG gaAGAGAAAAAGGGTACTAAAGAGATAGCTCAAGATGGTCACGCAGACGAGCCCCCTGAGGACTTCAGGCAGCTGAGCGTGATACCGACCCGCGAAGACTTGCTGGACAAGCCGGCCTTCGTGCGCGCCAACGTGGTCCGCGGCGGGTACCGGGACGTCGACCACTACCTCGACGTGCAGTTCCGCCTCTTACGCGAGGACTGCTTCGGACCGCTCCGGGACGGACTCAGTACGTgcatactacccgttcgcgctaagtttgccggtccgtggaatgcgcgtcccctctcccaaccgcgattaaacacaattaatgtgtcataa